A single window of Deltaproteobacteria bacterium DNA harbors:
- a CDS encoding TIGR04563 family protein, translating into MLQDIQGEAERQDRSISWLIQQAWRIARNELRKVPSTTDYFEKLEGEADESGGSDS; encoded by the coding sequence ATGCTGCAAGACATTCAGGGGGAAGCGGAGCGCCAAGACCGTTCAATATCTTGGCTAATTCAACAGGCATGGCGAATTGCTCGTAACGAGCTTCGTAAAGTGCCTAGTACAACGGACTATTTTGAGAAGCTCGAGGGCGAAGCAGATGAGTCGGGCGGCTCGGATTCTTAG
- a CDS encoding TIGR04563 family protein: MSDKRKQSLYFPEAMLQEIQSEANRQDRSLSWIVQQAWRVARGEIKKFPSVNDVMGDSEPDTAQG, encoded by the coding sequence ATGAGCGATAAGCGCAAGCAGAGTTTGTATTTTCCTGAAGCCATGTTGCAAGAGATTCAGTCTGAGGCGAACCGCCAAGACCGTTCACTCTCATGGATCGTCCAGCAAGCATGGCGAGTAGCCCGCGGGGAAATTAAAAAGTTTCCTTCGGTAAACGACGTGATGGGTGACAGCGAACCCGACACGGCGCAGGGGTAA